In Alkalihalobacillus sp. AL-G, the genomic stretch ATTGATAGGTTCCGCTAATCCCTTTCCACAGTTCTCCTACCAGTGCGGTGTTTGCATCATTATCGACCACTACAGGTAAATCGTACCGCGTGCTTAGAAGGTCCTTAAGCTTCATACCTCCCCAGCCTGGGAGATTATCGGTTGCATAAACCACCTCTCCAGACGCTGCATTCACCCGGCCTGCGGTTCCGATTCCGATCGAGACTACTGGTACATCATCCATCAGTTGATCGATGACTTTGAATAGGGATGCTATGATTCCATCTCTGCCGTTATTTACATCCGTCGGAGCATAGGATTGAGCGATCTTCTCTCCATTGCTGGTGAAAACCGCACCTTTGATCGTCGTTCCTCCAATGTCAACTCCCAAGATATTCATCCGCATCACCTGCTCAGTAAATCTTGTTGATCACGGCACGAGCTGTCCGTTCCTTGAACTCAAGGGATTTCTTCTTATTCCTGATTGCGATTCCTGTACAGAGAAGATCTATCACAAAAAGCTGGGAAATCTTCGCTGCCAGCGATCCCCCTTCAAGAGGAGACTCTTTACCACCGCTCAATAGAACGAGGTTCGCGACCTTCGTGATCGGAGAACGAGCATGATGTGTAATTGCGATTACGGTTGCTCCGCTATCTTCTGCAATTTTCAATGAATCGATCGTATCCTTCGTACTACCGGATACACTGATACCTACGACCACATCTCCTTCCCCCAAGGTTGCAGCAGTCATTGCCTGGATATGGGAATCGATCACCGCATGTGTCCGTTTCCCTATTCTCAACAACCGGTTTTCCGCATCCAATGCTGTCAATCCGGAGGTCCCTACACCGAAGAAGTGTATCGAGTTCGCCTCGTCCAATAATATAAGCGCGTCCTCTAAAACCTCTTCATTAGTGATCGCTGCCGTCTCTTGAATTACATTGACTGTATTACGGGCAATCGCTTGCAATATCCCTCCTGCTTCATCAGGATCCTCACCTGGCGTACCGGTTCCATTTGCAAGGTCTTTTGCGATGGCCAATTTGAATTCCTGATATCCTTTGAACCCAACCTTCCGACAAAATCGCAGCACCGTCGTATCCCCAACATCTGCCGCATCGGCAAGGTCTGTCACGGAAAAATACATCACCTTTTCCATCTCTTCCAATACAATCTCAGCAACTTTCTGTTCTGATTTTGTAAGGGATGGAAAGTAACTGTTAATCAACCCTTTTAATCTTCCCTTTATAGTTAACTGGCTGTTCGCCATTTTGATCATCCTTTTTCAAATAATTTACATATCGTTTCGTGATTTCTTGGGGTCTCGTTATCGCAGAACCGACAACAACAGCATATGCTCCTAAGCCTAAGGCATATTTCGCTTGTTCGGGTGAGTGAATCTTCCCTTCCGCAATCACAGGGATTCGTAGACGTGTCGCTAATCGTTCGATCAGTTCGAAGTCAGGTCCATCATTCTGTCGTGAATAGGGGGTATAACCTGAGAGTGTTGTGGAAACACAATCAAAACCCATTTGTTCGGCAAGAACTCCCTCCTCGAACGTCGATATATCAGCCATCACAATTTGACCTTTTGCTTTCAAATAGTGAAGTAGTTCTTTCAAACTTACACCATCCGGGCGATGCCTGGTCGTTCCATCAAGAGCTACCATATTGACACCGGTATCAATCAATAAATCGACTTCGGTTTTTGAAGGTGTAATATACACGTTACTGTCAGGGTAGACCTTTTTGATCAATCCGATGATGGGAATCCTGGTCACCTTCTGTATTTCCTCGATATCTGAACCACCGTTCGCTCTGATAGCAGATGCCCCACCAATCTCTGCTGCTAGTGCCATCTTAGCCATAGTTTCTGCTCCGTGTAACGGTTCATCCTCCAGAGCCTGACATGATACGATCAATGCTCCTTCTAATTTTCTGAATAAATCTGTCTTGTTCATTTCTCCACCACCGTATCCACTCGATGATTGTAAAAAAGAAGAAGGGGAAACGGTTCCCCATCTTCTCTTCTCTTTAGTTGCTCAGTACTTCGTTCCACTTCTGTTCCGCTTGTTCCAATGCCTCGTCTACAGACATTTCATCCAGCATCGCTGCTTGTAAGGCTTCGAAAATCGATGTTTTCAGTTCCTCATAGTTCTTCATGGGTGGGATCAATACTTCACTATCCTTCAGCTGCTTTGCAGAAACGATTCGTGCCTTATCGATCGGTGTTGGGTTTTCTGGAAGTTCACTGAAGAATGGATCATCCATGGCCGATTCGATAGATGGTAGAATCGGTACGATTTTATCGAATTCAACTTGATTTTCCGCATTGGTCATGAATAGTGAAAACTTAACCGCTTCTTCTTGATGTTCCGATTGCTTCGGTACGACAAGATTCATTGCTGCTACATTCTTTTTACCGGTTTCACCTGTCAGCTGAGTAGAACTGCGAGTCACTTCCAAAATATCCGGTGCATTTTCTTTGATTTTATCCAGGAATTGAGGACCAGAGGCTAAAATAGCAAGCTGTCCAGCTTGATACATATCAATCGCTTTTCCGTGACCTTCTGTAAGTACTTCACGTGGAATCAATTCATTTTGATATAGATCGACGAAAAGCTGGAATGCTTCCTTCCCTTCTGGTGAATTGAAAGCCGCCTTCGTCATATCTTCATTGGTCAAGTCTGCTCCCATCATGACCATCGTCTCTAGCAGATGGCTTCCATCAAGCGCAGGGAAGAATGCGTATTTACCTGTTTCTTCTTTTATCGTTTTCGCGACTTCATACACTTCGTTGAACGTTTTTGGCGGGTTATCCGGATCAAGTCCAGCGTCTTCAAACATTTTTGTATTGTACATTGTTACCTGTGTCGACAAGTACCACGGGATACCGAATGTTTCCCCATCGAAGGTGTTAGACTTCCAAACACCTTCAAAATACTTATCTCGAGCGTCCGCTGGAACCGCTTCGTTCATATTGACCAGTGCATCGAGCTCTGCTAATTTCGATGCGAATTGCGGGTTCAGGTTCGCAACATCTGGAGCGGTTTTCGATGCAACAGCGGCAAGAATTTTCTTCTCCATGTCTGCCCAAGGCACGTCAACCCATTTCACCTTGATGTTCGGATTTTCTTTTTCAAAGTCATCAATTACACCATTGATATATTCA encodes the following:
- a CDS encoding ABC transporter substrate-binding protein, coding for MKKFFSILMIMSLLFAVACSNSDEVSKDKDSDKNEKVEIEFWTMQLSPTFDEYINGVIDDFEKENPNIKVKWVDVPWADMEKKILAAVASKTAPDVANLNPQFASKLAELDALVNMNEAVPADARDKYFEGVWKSNTFDGETFGIPWYLSTQVTMYNTKMFEDAGLDPDNPPKTFNEVYEVAKTIKEETGKYAFFPALDGSHLLETMVMMGADLTNEDMTKAAFNSPEGKEAFQLFVDLYQNELIPREVLTEGHGKAIDMYQAGQLAILASGPQFLDKIKENAPDILEVTRSSTQLTGETGKKNVAAMNLVVPKQSEHQEEAVKFSLFMTNAENQVEFDKIVPILPSIESAMDDPFFSELPENPTPIDKARIVSAKQLKDSEVLIPPMKNYEELKTSIFEALQAAMLDEMSVDEALEQAEQKWNEVLSN
- a CDS encoding N-acetylmannosamine-6-phosphate 2-epimerase, with translation MNKTDLFRKLEGALIVSCQALEDEPLHGAETMAKMALAAEIGGASAIRANGGSDIEEIQKVTRIPIIGLIKKVYPDSNVYITPSKTEVDLLIDTGVNMVALDGTTRHRPDGVSLKELLHYLKAKGQIVMADISTFEEGVLAEQMGFDCVSTTLSGYTPYSRQNDGPDFELIERLATRLRIPVIAEGKIHSPEQAKYALGLGAYAVVVGSAITRPQEITKRYVNYLKKDDQNGEQPVNYKGKIKRVD
- a CDS encoding MurR/RpiR family transcriptional regulator encodes the protein MANSQLTIKGRLKGLINSYFPSLTKSEQKVAEIVLEEMEKVMYFSVTDLADAADVGDTTVLRFCRKVGFKGYQEFKLAIAKDLANGTGTPGEDPDEAGGILQAIARNTVNVIQETAAITNEEVLEDALILLDEANSIHFFGVGTSGLTALDAENRLLRIGKRTHAVIDSHIQAMTAATLGEGDVVVGISVSGSTKDTIDSLKIAEDSGATVIAITHHARSPITKVANLVLLSGGKESPLEGGSLAAKISQLFVIDLLCTGIAIRNKKKSLEFKERTARAVINKIY